One genomic region from Eptesicus fuscus isolate TK198812 chromosome 4, DD_ASM_mEF_20220401, whole genome shotgun sequence encodes:
- the PRSS22 gene encoding brain-specific serine protease 4 has product MLVSRTPLALGGGCFRILTSLLLLASTVILNAANTPAPPACGQPQQLNRIVGGEDSADAEWPWIVSIQKNGTHHCAGSLLTRRWVVTAAHCFKGTLNKPSQFSVLLGAWQLENPGPRSQEVGIAWALPHPVYSWKEGSRADIALVRLEHPIQFSERILPICLPDSSIHLPPNTNCWIAGWGSVHDGVPLPHPQTLQKLKVPIIDSEICGRLYWRGAGQEAITEDMLCAGYLEGERDACLGDSGGPLMCQVEGSWLLAGIISWGEGCAERNRPGVYISLASHRSWVQRIVQGVQLRGHSYGGEPSGLRILRGRRAARGRPAA; this is encoded by the exons ATGCTTGTGTCCAGGACCCCCCTAGCCCTGGGTGGGGGCTGTTTCAGGATTTTAACCTCCCTGCTGCTTCTGGCTTCCACCG TCATCCTCAATGCTGCCAACACACCTG CCCCTCCGGCCTGTGGGCAGCCGCAGCAGCTGAACCGGATTGTGGGTGGTGAGGACAGCGCCGACGCCGAGTGGCCCTGGATTGTGAGCATCCAGAAGAACGGAACCCACCACTGCGCAGGCTCCCTGCTCACCCGGCGCTGGGTGGTCACCGCCGCCCATTGCTTCAAGGG caCGCTGAACAAGCCATCCCAGTTCTCTGTGCTGCTGGGCGCCTGGCAGCTGGAGAATCCTGGCCCCAGGTCCCAGGAGGTGGGGATCGCCTGGGCGCTTCCCCACCCTGTGTACTCCTGGAAGGAGGGCTCCCGTGCAGACATCGCCCTGGTGCGCCTCGAGCACCCCATCCAGTTTTCGGAGCGAATCCTgcccatctgcctgcctgattcctcCATCCATCTCCCTCCGAACACCAACTGCTGGATTGCAGGCTGGGGGAGTGTCCACGATGGAG tgcccctgccccaccctcagacCCTCCAGAAGCTGAAGGTTCCCATCATCGACTCGGAAATCTGCGGTCGCCTGTACTGGCGGGGAGCTGGGCAGGAAGCCATTACGGAGGACATGTTGTGCGCAGGCTACCTGGAGGGGGAGCGTGATGCCTGTCTG GGCGACTCCGGAGGCCCCCTGATGTGCCAGGTAGAGGgctcctggctgctggccggcATCATCAGCTGGGGCGAGGGCTGTGCGGAGCGCAACCGGCCCGGCGTCTACATCAGCCTGGCCTCGCACCGCTCCTGGGTGCAGAGGATCGTGCAAGGGGTGCAGCTCCGCGGACACTCCTACGGGGGCGAGCCGTCGGGGTTGAGAATCCTCCGGGGACGCAGGGCGGCCCGGGGGCGCCCAGCAGCCTAA